The region TGAATCGCTCGGCCGTGTCGCAAGCGAGCGCCTCTCCGAAAATGCAGATCGCCTCCAGGCACTGGTCGTCCAGAACGGCGAGCAGGTCGACGCCATCGCCAATGTCAGCACCACCGCGCTCGACAATATGAACCGCCTGCGGGACGACCTGCCGGTCATCGCCAACAGTGCCCGCGACGTATCCAACCAGATCGGCTCGGCGGGACGCACCGCACATGGCCAGATTGCCGAGCTGGTGTCCGGCTTCGAGCGGTTGAACGAATTCGGCAAGGCGAGCGAGCAGCAGGTCGAGACCATTCGCGCACGTATCGAGGCTGCTCTCGGAACATTCGAGACGCAGACGGCCGAGATGGAAGAACTGGCCGAAGCGCGCTTCGGTGCGCTGCGCGAACAGAGCGAGCAATTCCGCACCGAACTCGATGGGCGCGAGGTCGAGGCGCTGGCGGCAATGCGTCGCCGTGCCGACGCGCTGGCAGAGGAATTCGCCAAGACCCGCTCCGCCCTCGAGGACGAGGAGGAAGAAGCGCTGCGCTCGCTGCGTGCCCGCCTCATGGCAATGCGCGAGGAAGCGCAGACCGTCAGTTCCTCGGTTTCGGGTGCAGAGGAAACCGCGCTTGCCGCATGGAAGGGCCGCGTCGAGCAGCTCGACGGGCAGCTTCGCGAAGCTATCGCGGAAATCCAGCGCATCGACCAGGCTGCGCTCGAATCCGCCAATCGCAAGCTCGATGCGCTTCGCGAGGAAGCCGAGGCGGTCGACGACAACATCGCCCAGCGCGACCGCAAGCTGCTGGCGACCATCCTGCAGCGCCACCAGCTGATTGCCGACCGCGAAAAGCAGGCGATCGAGCAGATGACCGAGCAGCTCGACCAGTTCGATGCCGCGCTCGAAGAGAAACGCGCTGCGCAGCTCGCTCATGCCGAAGAGATCGCGGAGCGCGGCGATGCGGTTGCCGAGCGGATCGAGCACCTTCGCACGACCCTCGCCGAAATGGCGGAAAGCGGCAGTGCGACGCAGCAGTCGCTCGCCGAGAATACCGACGCCATCGTTGCCAAACTGACCGAGGGCCGCTCGGTAATGGAAGGCATCGACGCTTCGGTGGCGCAGCTGACCGAAGCGAGCGTGCGCCTCCTCGAGCTGATCCAGGCCAGCTCCGAGCATACGAGCAAGGCCCTGCCCGCTACCCTGACCGATGCCGAGACGCGCCTGACTGCCGCAAAGGAACATGCCAACGAACTGCGCGCCGTGATTGGCGAAGCCGGCATGAAAAGCGAGGACCTCTCGAGCTACGTCATCACCGCGCGCGATACCAACCGCGCGGCGATCCACGATCTCGACGGCTTGTCGCATCGCCTCGGCGAATCCTTCGACGAGCATGACAAGCGAATTGCCGCCCTACGCGAGAACCTCGAAAGTTTTGCGGGTAGGAGCGACGAACTGGGCGAACAGGCCCGCTCGGCACTCCAGAAAGCTGTTGAAGCGCTTGAAGAAGCCGTCGCGGCCACGCCGGACAAGCTGGAAACGCTCATGGGCGAGCGTATCGAGCGCATCACCGAAAGCGTCGGCTCAACCACCGCGGATGCCGT is a window of Erythrobacter sp. HKB08 DNA encoding:
- a CDS encoding ATPase, with amino-acid sequence MTGGSNIRAIGPDAPAEAEVSEGPIEETTLETSEEDIYEEWEEEVYSGPSKLRFVAPTLAVLLAAGWTGFFGWAYRTEIMSQPDPQGWVSLIAAWSMPVALIVGLWLLAMRNSRREAIRFGEVAATLSDKSAELEQRLSVVNRELSLAREFLAAQSRELESLGRVASERLSENADRLQALVVQNGEQVDAIANVSTTALDNMNRLRDDLPVIANSARDVSNQIGSAGRTAHGQIAELVSGFERLNEFGKASEQQVETIRARIEAALGTFETQTAEMEELAEARFGALREQSEQFRTELDGREVEALAAMRRRADALAEEFAKTRSALEDEEEEALRSLRARLMAMREEAQTVSSSVSGAEETALAAWKGRVEQLDGQLREAIAEIQRIDQAALESANRKLDALREEAEAVDDNIAQRDRKLLATILQRHQLIADREKQAIEQMTEQLDQFDAALEEKRAAQLAHAEEIAERGDAVAERIEHLRTTLAEMAESGSATQQSLAENTDAIVAKLTEGRSVMEGIDASVAQLTEASVRLLELIQASSEHTSKALPATLTDAETRLTAAKEHANELRAVIGEAGMKSEDLSSYVITARDTNRAAIHDLDGLSHRLGESFDEHDKRIAALRENLESFAGRSDELGEQARSALQKAVEALEEAVAATPDKLETLMGERIERITESVGSTTADAVEKALQESVTSSLVELEAATDRATGAGREVTVQLRDQLAKVNELAGNLETRVARAREMAEEEVGNDFARRVALITEALNSNSIDIAKSLSEDVSDTAWASYLRGDRGIFTRRAVRLLDNSEAREIAEIYDTDPDFRENVSRYIHDFEAMLRTMLSTRDGNALGVTLLSSDMGKLYVALAQAIERLRD